AATGGCTAAATGGATGATGGGGGTAAAAATAATTGATCCTCAAAATGCTTCTTCTGAAATGCTAAGCCTTATCAATCGTGTTCATGGATTTGCTCGCAAGGCCGGTCTCGAAAAAATGCCTGAGGTTGGATATTATGAGTCAGATGATTTGAACGCATTTGCAACTGGGCCCTCAAAAAGAAGATCCCTAGTAGCCGTCTCGACTGGGCTTTTGCGTAAGATGAGTCAAGACGAGGTTGACGGAGTCTTGGCACATGAAGTGGCCCATATAGCAAACGGTGATATGGTCACAATGACGCTTATTCAAGGTGTTGTGAATGCCTTCGTGATGTTCTTGGCAAGAGTAGCTGGTTTCTTTGCAAGTCAGTTTGTTGATGAAGAAAAGCGCCCTATGGTTCAGTTTGGAATCGTCATTGCGTTTGAATTATTATTTGGAATGCTAGGATTGATTGTTGTTTCTTCATTTTCAAGACGTCGCGAGTATCGTGCTGATGCTGGGGGCGCAATGCTTTCAACCAAAAGCAATATGATCGCTGCACTTGAGCACCTGAAAGCGAACACCCAAATATCCCAGGATGAGAACCAGGCAGCCATTGCGAGT
This DNA window, taken from Deltaproteobacteria bacterium, encodes the following:
- the htpX gene encoding protease HtpX, whose amino-acid sequence is MKIAKRVFLFLAVNILIIATMSVIFSILGIQPYLDAKGINYQYLMIFCVFWGFGGAFISLSLSRIMAKWMMGVKIIDPQNASSEMLSLINRVHGFARKAGLEKMPEVGYYESDDLNAFATGPSKRRSLVAVSTGLLRKMSQDEVDGVLAHEVAHIANGDMVTMTLIQGVVNAFVMFLARVAGFFASQFVDEEKRPMVQFGIVIAFELLFGMLGLIVVSSFSRRREYRADAGGAMLSTKSNMIAALEHLKANTQISQDENQAAIASLKISGKSGGILKLFSTHPDLDDRIARLRTQSTLERFKRGGIQYG